From Alteromonas sp. BL110:
ATAGCCCTTGGTTGCTAACTCTTCACCTTTAAAGGTAGGGGCTTTATAGATAATGTCATAGGTTTGCCACTCGCCAGGGGCCTTCATAGCATTAACTAAAGGGATTGTTTGCTTATATACACTTGCCGCCTGACCATTGGGATAGGTCTTATTCTGATATGAGTCTAATACTTGAATTTCGTACCTTTGCTGAAGGAAGATACCACTGTTATTGCGCTGCTGTCCTTCCATACCCGCCTCTGGTTGCGGTACTTTCCACTCTACGTGCAGCTGGACGTCACAAAATGCTTCGTTCGTTTTAATATCACCCGTGCCCGGTTTTACGGTAAGTACACCATCTTGAAGCGCCCACTTAGCCTCACCTTCTTTTACCGAACTCCAATTTGATAAGTCATTGCCAATTAAAATGGTGGCATCAGAAGGCACGCCAATCTCACTAAAAAAAACAACTTCCGGAACCGGCTCCCAAACTTCTGTTTTGGCTGCCTGCTGTTCACGAGATAGACGTGACTCGCTTTTCTCTGAATTTGCTTCTGTTGCAGCGCACGCGGTAAGTGGCATGAGTAGCGCCACTGTAGAGGCGAGAAGAGTCTTATTCATTGTGTAAGTACCTTTTATAATCTGTTTCATCACTATGTAGCGATTGGCTTTCTTGTTTTTGCTTTATTCACTAAGCTTTTGTATCAGGCTTATGTCTATCAAGCCTATGTATACCAGGCTTACGTGGCCCAAGCTTTGTCGCCCTTCTTGTAAGGAAATGCACCATCGTAACGCCCAGGAATAGCGACATATCTAAGTACTTTGGTTGCGCCAACTTGAGATGTGAAAAAGCAATAAAGTGTCAGCTGCTTTAATAAGGTGAAGTAGTGAGGCGTTGGCTCATCGGTACCAGGTTCCCATTGACTTGGCTTTCCTGTTTCAACGCCTTGATAAACGCCGTTAGCAAGGTTTGCCGCTTTTGCTTCCACATCCAAATCGTTGAAGAAGGTTTCGCGCTCTTGCTTGGTAAGCTGGATAAATGACTTATTGAAGCGACTTTCACTTAATGAAGATATTTTCTTTATACCATCGACAAACGTCTTTTGAAGTAAGGGTGTGTAGCAATCTGTTACCAGCACAGCCATTGTTGCACCAACGTTTGCAGCTTTTGCTCCAGGCGTATCTGTTTGGGGGATGATCACCTCCCCCATCTCATTGAGTAGAGCCACGTCTTTTTCATTAAATAATGTGTTGCTTAGCGGTACCGCAGGAATATCTTTGTATGCAAACGCATTCCCCGCAAATAACGCCGTACCCGTGGCTGTCGCGATAAGTTTAAGTAGTTCTCTGCGCTCCATTAAAGGTTTCCTCGCTTTAACTCTTCCACGGCAAACTCAGCAGCTCTAGCCGTTAGCGCCATATAGGTTAGCGACGGGTTAACACAGCTGCCTGATGTCATTGCTGCACCGTCTGTAACAAATACGTTAGGTGCGTCCCATACTTGGTTATGCGCATTTAACACGGAGGTTTTTGGATCTCTGCCCATACGGGCCGTACCCATTTCGTGAATACCCATGCCAGGAGCATAGTCGGCATCCCATCCTTGAACATTCTTAAGTCCAGCCGCTTCGAACATATCAACGGCGTCCTGCTGCATATCTTTACGCATCTTGAGTTCGTTTTCTTTGATCTCAACGTCCATGGCAAGTACTGGCAAGCCCCACTTATCGGTGACTTTTTTGTTCAGGTACACTTTGTTTTCATGGTACGGAAGAATTTCACCGAAAGCTGTCATGCCGATGGTCCAAAGACCCGGCTCGGTAATCGCATCTTTGAGCCCTACACCTATACCAAGCTCGGCAATGTCTTTGCGCCAGCCCGAACGGCTTGCGCTTCCTTGGTAGCCGAACCCACGTAGATAGTCACGCTTATCACTACCCCAATTTCTAAACCTTGGCACATAGAAGCCACTTGGTCTGCGACCGTAGGTGTATTTGTCGTCAAAACCTTCAACCTCAGCAGAAGCACCTACTCTAAAGTGATGATCCATAACGTTGTGGCCCAGCTCACCGCTGCTGCTCCCCAATCCACCATCCCACACATCCGTGGCTGAATTCATTAGTACCCAAGCCGAGTTAAGTGCTGACGCATTAACGAAAACGATTTTACTTTTGAATACATAGGTCTTGTTAGTTTCTGCATCGATAATTTCTACGCCCGTCGCGCGCTTTTTGTCTTTGTCGAACAAGATCTCTTTCACAATCGAGAAAGGTCGAAGTGTTAAGTTACCTGTTTTAACAGCAGCCGGAAGCGTAGACGCTTGCGTACTAAAGTAGCCACCAAACGGACAACCCAACCAGCACTTATTGCGGTACTGGCAATGAACACGCCCTTCTTCAGGTTTACTTTGTGTCATGTTTGAAGTGCGGCCATGCACCATGTGGCGCGCGCCTTCATAGGTTTTTTTAACGCGGGCTGCAACACTTTCCTCTACAATATTCATTGGCATCGGCGGCTGATAAATGCCATCTGGCAACACATCTAAACCATCTCGGTTACCGCTGATACCTGCGAATTTCTCTACATAGTCATACCAGGGTGCCAAGTCTTCGTAGCGAATAGGCCAATCAACCGCTATACCTTCTTTAGCATTGGCTTCAAAATCTTCTTTATTCAAACGGTAGCTTTGGCGCCCCCATAACAGTGAGCGCCCGCCTACATGGTAGCCTCTGTACCAGTCAAAGCGCTTATCCTCTGTGTAAGGATTTGCTTTTTCGTTTGCCCACATACCGTAGGTTTTTTCATTTAAGGGGTAGTCGCGCTTGAGTACGGGATAATCTACTTTCATCGCCTGTGTAGGTAAGTCTCGATGTGGATAATCCCAATCCTCTTTATGGGCATTTTTGTAGTCTTTTATATGTTCAATATTTTGACCACGCTCGAGCATAAGCACTTTTAAGCCTTTCTCTGTAAGCTCTTTAGCTGCCCAGCCGCCACTGATACCAGATCCAATGACTATTGCATCGTATTCGTTACTCGCCATAACACGTCCTTAAAACTTCATTCGTCGCTGTGCCTGTTCGCACGTTATACATCGCAGATTTGAATCGCTTGGTGTAGCGACGCGATTCTGCTGGCTTTGCTTTTCGATGTGGGTATAAACTCTTGTGCTAGATAGCCTTTGAATCCGGTCTGAACAATGGCTTTAGCAATGGCTTCATAGTTGAGTTCTTGTGAAGCATCTATTTCGTGACGTCCAGGAACGCCGGCCGTGTGATAATGACCGAAGTACTGATGGCTCTCGCGAATAGTTCGAATGATATCTCCCTCATTAATTTGCATGTGATAGATATCGTAAAGTAGTGAGAAGTGTTTGGAGCCAAGGCGTTTGCAAAGCTCTATGCCCCACGCTGAGTTGTCGGCCATGTAATCAGGGTGATCGACTTTGCTGTTGAATAGCTCCATGAAGATCACTACGTTGCGTTTTTTAGCGTAAGGTAGAATTCGCTGTAATCCTTTGACGGCGTTTTCAAGCCCGTCTTTTGGCGACATGCCTCTGGCATTACCGCTAAAACAAATAAGGTTGGTGTAACCTGCATTGGCGACTAAATCGATGTGCTTTAAATAGCGCGCTTCTAATTCATCGTGTAATTCGCTGTGAATGAAGCCGTCTTCAAGGCTTATCTCGGCACCATTACACATAGAAGAGTCGATGCCATATTGCTTTAGCACGGGCCAATCTTCAGGGCCAACTAGGTCAATCGCACTAAAGCCCAGATCTTTTACGGTTTGGCACAACTCTTCAATGCTTAAATCACCGTATGTCCATCGACTTACCGAGTGATTCACATTGCCTTTAAGCGGTGTATTCATGGCATTACTACCTTTACCTGCTGTGGTTGACTCGGCTGCTGCTAAACCAGAGGCGGTTAGCCCTACTCCAGCTATTCCTACCCCAGTCATTGCCATGCTTTGAAGTAATTTTCTGCGGGCATTGTTATGCATCGGCATTTACCTTCTCCTTTCTAAATAGAACGGCAAAGAGCACTAACACCACCGCGGCAAACGCTGCTGGGAATAACCAAACCTGCTGCCAACTATGCGCACCTGTTTCCATCGTGTAGGTATCGGTAATTGCGCCTGCTACG
This genomic window contains:
- a CDS encoding 3-keto-disaccharide hydrolase — encoded protein: MNKTLLASTVALLMPLTACAATEANSEKSESRLSREQQAAKTEVWEPVPEVVFFSEIGVPSDATILIGNDLSNWSSVKEGEAKWALQDGVLTVKPGTGDIKTNEAFCDVQLHVEWKVPQPEAGMEGQQRNNSGIFLQQRYEIQVLDSYQNKTYPNGQAASVYKQTIPLVNAMKAPGEWQTYDIIYKAPTFKGEELATKGYVTVIHNGVVVQNHTEIQGTTEWIGAPKYKAHGCAPLQLQDHGNLVSFKNMWVRPL
- a CDS encoding hydroxypyruvate isomerase family protein, with protein sequence MHNNARRKLLQSMAMTGVGIAGVGLTASGLAAAESTTAGKGSNAMNTPLKGNVNHSVSRWTYGDLSIEELCQTVKDLGFSAIDLVGPEDWPVLKQYGIDSSMCNGAEISLEDGFIHSELHDELEARYLKHIDLVANAGYTNLICFSGNARGMSPKDGLENAVKGLQRILPYAKKRNVVIFMELFNSKVDHPDYMADNSAWGIELCKRLGSKHFSLLYDIYHMQINEGDIIRTIRESHQYFGHYHTAGVPGRHEIDASQELNYEAIAKAIVQTGFKGYLAQEFIPTSKSKASRIASLHQAIQICDV
- a CDS encoding gluconate 2-dehydrogenase subunit 3 family protein: MERRELLKLIATATGTALFAGNAFAYKDIPAVPLSNTLFNEKDVALLNEMGEVIIPQTDTPGAKAANVGATMAVLVTDCYTPLLQKTFVDGIKKISSLSESRFNKSFIQLTKQERETFFNDLDVEAKAANLANGVYQGVETGKPSQWEPGTDEPTPHYFTLLKQLTLYCFFTSQVGATKVLRYVAIPGRYDGAFPYKKGDKAWAT
- a CDS encoding GMC oxidoreductase, which codes for MASNEYDAIVIGSGISGGWAAKELTEKGLKVLMLERGQNIEHIKDYKNAHKEDWDYPHRDLPTQAMKVDYPVLKRDYPLNEKTYGMWANEKANPYTEDKRFDWYRGYHVGGRSLLWGRQSYRLNKEDFEANAKEGIAVDWPIRYEDLAPWYDYVEKFAGISGNRDGLDVLPDGIYQPPMPMNIVEESVAARVKKTYEGARHMVHGRTSNMTQSKPEEGRVHCQYRNKCWLGCPFGGYFSTQASTLPAAVKTGNLTLRPFSIVKEILFDKDKKRATGVEIIDAETNKTYVFKSKIVFVNASALNSAWVLMNSATDVWDGGLGSSSGELGHNVMDHHFRVGASAEVEGFDDKYTYGRRPSGFYVPRFRNWGSDKRDYLRGFGYQGSASRSGWRKDIAELGIGVGLKDAITEPGLWTIGMTAFGEILPYHENKVYLNKKVTDKWGLPVLAMDVEIKENELKMRKDMQQDAVDMFEAAGLKNVQGWDADYAPGMGIHEMGTARMGRDPKTSVLNAHNQVWDAPNVFVTDGAAMTSGSCVNPSLTYMALTARAAEFAVEELKRGNL